From one Saccharomyces cerevisiae S288C chromosome XVI, complete sequence genomic stretch:
- the SSN3 gene encoding cyclin-dependent serine/threonine protein kinase SSN3 (Component of the RNA polymerase II mediator complex; cyclin-dependent protein kinase involved in phosphorylation of the mediator component Pgd1p and suppression of transcription activation by RNA polymerase II; involved in glucose repression) yields the protein MYNGKDRAQNSYQPMYQRPMQVQGQQQAQSFVGKKNTIGSVHGKAPMLMANNDVFTIGPYRARKDRMRVSVLEKYEVIGYIAAGTYGKVYKAKRQINSGTNSANGSSLNGTNAKIPQFDSTQPKSSSSMDMQANTNALRRNLLKDEGVTPGRIRTTREDVSPHYNSQKQTLIKKPLTVFYAIKKFKTEKDGVEQLHYTGISQSACREMALCRELHNKHLTTLVEIFLERKCVHMVYEYAEHDLLQIIHFHSHPEKRMIPPRMVRSIMWQLLDGVSYLHQNWVLHRDLKPANIMVTIDGCVKIGDLGLARKFHNMLQTLYTGDKVVVTIWYRAPELLLGARHYTPAVDLWSVGCIFAELIGLQPIFKGEEAKLDSKKTVPFQVNQLQRILEVLGTPDQKIWPYLEKYPEYDQITKFPKYRDNLATWYHSAGGRDKHALSLLYHLLNYDPIKRIDAFNALEHKYFTESDIPVSENVFEGLTYKYPARRIHTNDNDIMNLGSRTKNNTQASGITAGAAANALGGLGVNRRILAAAAAAAAAVSGNNASDEPSRKKNRR from the coding sequence ATGTATAATGGCAAGGATAGAGCACAAAACTCCTATCAGCCAATGTACCAAAGGCCTATGCAGGTACAAGGACAACAGCAAGCTCAATCGTTCgttggaaagaaaaacacaATCGGAAGTGTGCATGGAAAAGCCCCGATGCTAATGGCCAATAATGATGTTTTTACTATTGGACCTTATAGGGCAAGAAAAGATAGAATGCGGGTATCTGTCTTAGAAAAGTACGAAGTTATTGGCTACATTGCTGCGGGCACATATGGTAAAGTTTACAAAGCGAAAAGACAAATCAACTCCGGTACCAATTCCGCTAATGGTTCTAGTCTGAATGGTACCAATGCGAAAATTCCGCAGTTTGACAGCACGCAACCAAAATCAAGCTCTTCAATGGACATGCAGGCAAATACAAACGCATTAAGAAGAAACTTGTTAAAGGATGAAGGAGTGACCCCCGGAAGAATACGAACTACGAGGGAAGATGTATCCCCGCACTATAATTCCCAAAAACAAACCCTCATTAAAAAACCGCTGACGGTATTTTATGCCATTAAAAAGTTCAAGACAGAGAAGGATGGCGTCGAACAATTGCATTATACGGGAATATCTCAGAGTGCCTGTAGAGAAATGGCATTATGTCGAGAATTGCACAACAAGCATTTAACCACATTAgtggaaatttttttggaaaggAAATGTGTCCATATGGTATACGAATATGCGGAGCATGATCTGCTACAAATTATCCACTTCCATTCCCATCCCGAAAAAAGGATGATACCACCAAGAATGGTTCGGTCTATTATGTGGCAGCTTTTAGACGGCGTATCgtatcttcatcaaaattGGGTGCTTCATCGAGATTTGAAACCCGCAAATATAATGGTGACCATAGATGGATGTGTTAAAATTGGTGATTTAGGTTTGGCcagaaaatttcataatATGCTGCAAACCCTCTATACTGGGGATAAAGTGGTTGTCACTATATGGTACCGTGCACCTGAGTTGCTATTGGGAGCACGGCACTATACCCCTGCGGTTGATTTATGGTCCGTTGGCTGCATTTTTGCAGAACTGATAGGATTACAGCCCATATTTAAAGGTGAAGAAGCTAAACTAGACTCTAAAAAGACTGTTCCATTTCAAGTGAATCAACTACAGAGAATTTTGGAAGTTCTTGGCACTCCcgatcaaaaaatttggccTTATTTGGAGAAGTATCCAGAATATGATCAAATTACGAAGTTTCCAAAGTATAGGGATAACCTTGCTACATGGTATCATTCCGCGGGAGGAAGGGACAAGCATGCTTTAAGCTTACTTTACCACTTGTTAAATTATGATCCAATTAAAAGAATAGATGCATTTAATGCGTTGGAACATAAGTACTTCACAGAAAGTGATATTCCTGTTAGTGAAAATGTATTTGAAGGTCTAACTTACAAATACCCGGCAAGAAGAATTCACACGAACGATAATGACATCATGAATCTTGGATCAAGAACGAAAAACAATACACAAGCTTCAGGAATCACCGCAGGTGCCGCTGCAAATGCGTTAGGTGGGCTTGGTGTTAACCGTAGAATTCTGGCCGCGGCAGCAGCAGCCGCTGCTGCGGTGTCAGGAAACAATGCATCAGATGAGCCATCtcgaaagaaaaacagaagaTAG
- the MRX11 gene encoding Mrx11p (Protein that associates with mitochondrial ribosome; SWAT-GFP and mCherry fusion proteins localize to the mitochondria; involved in maintenance of telomere length) has protein sequence MTVMNLFFRPCQLQMGSGPLELMLKRPTQLTTFMNTRPGGSTQIRFISGNLDPVKRREDRLRKIFSKSRLLTRLNKNPKFSHYFDRLSEAGTVPTLTSFFILHEVTAILPLFLLWWLLYNLDLSDDFKLPNFLNGLMDSCHTAMEKFVGKRYQECLNKNKLILSGTVAYVTVKLLYPVRIFISIWGAPYFGKWLLLPFQKLKHLIKK, from the coding sequence ATGACTGTCAtgaatcttttcttcaggCCCTGTCAACTGCAGATGGGCTCTGGACCGTTGGAGCTCATGCTTAAAAGGCCAACGCAATTGACCACGTTTATGAACACCAGGCCCGGCGGATCAACCCAAATTAGATTCATATCGGGAAATTTAGATCCAGTGAAAAGAAGGGAGGATAGACTACgtaaaatattttccaagtcACGACTTTTAACAAGGTTAAACAAGAATCCTAAATTTTCACACTATTTCGACCGCCTCAGTGAGGCCGGCACGGTTCCAACACTTACATCATTCTTCATCTTGCATGAGGTAACTGCCATACTACCACTGTTTCTACTATGGTGGTTACTTTATAACCTCGATCTTTCTGATGATTTTAAGCTCCCAAACTTCTTAAATGGCCTAATGGATAGCTGTCATACAGCTATGGAGAAATTTGTTGGTAAGAGATATCAGGAATGCCTCAACAAAAACAAGTTGATTTTATCTGGCACAGTAGCCTACGTTACAGTAAAATTACTATATCCGGTACGCATTTTCATTAGTATCTGGGGAGCACCATATTTTGGGAAATGGTTGCTTCTTCcctttcaaaaattaaagCACCTTATTAAGAAataa